A stretch of Gloeocapsopsis sp. IPPAS B-1203 DNA encodes these proteins:
- a CDS encoding glycosyltransferase family 4 protein has translation METLTNNTLRIWQEEGRQLIPQNYAEFRNLVAQAKDFLELGNYEAAAVYGQIAANYAQLNHCGFFVSSELEQLLLTIGRKAIPTTVDLQKNTSLSGTVTNVLHVSTHLCNIGGISRLMRRWIQQDTKRVHSVALTRQAPNEVPKSLTDAVFSTQGKIYVLNDSFGGLISRAKRLRECAAAADIVVLHTWEYDVVPTIAFANKAQCPPIIYTNHGDHWFWVGVAVSDAVANLRESGMFLSQARRGIAANRNLLLPTILEPVCRELSQKEAKQRLGINENSVMLLSIARAVKYKSIDSVSFADAHVDLLKRYEQAILIVIGAGDCNEDWSAAIEQTQGRIRVLGETKDTALFYQAADIYVDSFPFVSITSILEAGSYGIPSVSRYPYSSDLCGVLGADMPGLAGNLIRVRDLEEYTAVLSRLVTDEQLRLSLGEATRSKIAQTHWGDNWQCTLNDVYSYVAATPKTTATLDLSDEVFLGEPDIFLPSVNQTDIHMVMHWHMPLLPLVQRLRLWLNLVKKSGLRNHPLNILLSERWRSRYYSHLRSLLKR, from the coding sequence ATGGAAACACTAACCAATAATACACTGAGAATTTGGCAAGAAGAAGGTCGCCAGCTAATTCCCCAAAATTATGCGGAGTTTCGCAACCTAGTTGCACAAGCAAAAGACTTTCTGGAGCTTGGCAACTACGAAGCAGCGGCAGTATACGGACAGATCGCAGCCAACTACGCTCAATTGAACCATTGTGGTTTTTTCGTCAGTTCGGAGCTAGAGCAACTCCTACTCACCATTGGACGCAAGGCAATACCTACTACTGTTGATCTTCAAAAGAATACTTCATTGTCTGGAACGGTGACAAACGTACTTCATGTATCCACCCATCTTTGCAATATCGGCGGTATATCCCGATTAATGCGGCGCTGGATTCAACAGGATACCAAGCGAGTACACTCAGTTGCTTTGACAAGGCAAGCACCGAACGAGGTTCCCAAAAGCCTAACGGATGCCGTATTCAGCACTCAAGGCAAGATCTACGTGTTGAACGACTCATTTGGTGGTCTTATCTCTCGCGCCAAAAGGCTGCGCGAATGTGCTGCAGCAGCAGATATTGTCGTGCTACACACCTGGGAATACGATGTCGTGCCTACAATTGCATTTGCTAATAAAGCACAATGTCCCCCAATTATCTACACAAATCACGGCGATCATTGGTTTTGGGTAGGAGTTGCTGTTAGCGATGCTGTTGCTAATCTACGCGAGTCTGGTATGTTTTTATCTCAAGCACGCAGAGGTATTGCAGCAAACCGTAACTTACTTCTACCAACGATTTTGGAACCCGTTTGTAGAGAACTTTCTCAAAAAGAAGCAAAGCAAAGGTTGGGAATTAACGAAAATAGTGTCATGCTGCTCTCCATTGCTAGAGCAGTTAAATATAAATCAATTGACAGTGTTAGCTTTGCTGATGCTCATGTCGATCTACTGAAAAGATACGAACAAGCAATTTTAATTGTTATTGGTGCAGGTGATTGTAACGAAGATTGGTCTGCTGCCATTGAGCAAACCCAAGGAAGAATTCGCGTTTTAGGAGAAACTAAAGACACCGCTTTGTTTTATCAGGCTGCTGACATCTATGTTGACTCATTTCCTTTTGTCTCGATTACATCCATATTAGAAGCTGGCAGCTACGGCATTCCTTCCGTTAGCCGCTATCCCTACTCTTCTGATCTGTGTGGAGTTCTTGGTGCAGATATGCCTGGTTTGGCTGGTAATTTAATTCGAGTGCGAGATCTGGAGGAGTACACGGCTGTTTTGTCACGTTTGGTTACAGATGAACAGTTGCGGCTATCGCTAGGGGAAGCAACTAGAAGTAAAATTGCTCAAACTCATTGGGGGGACAACTGGCAGTGTACTTTGAACGATGTTTACTCTTATGTTGCAGCTACACCTAAAACGACGGCAACCCTAGATTTGAGCGATGAAGTGTTTCTAGGCGAACCAGATATCTTTTTACCAAGCGTCAATCAAACCGATATTCATATGGTGATGCATTGGCATATGCCATTACTGCCACTTGTACAACGACTACGCCTATGGCTCAACCTAGTTAAAAAGAGCGGTCTTCGCAATCATCCGCTGAATATCCTGCTTTCAGAAAGATGGCGATCGCGCTACTATTCTCATTTGCGTTCTTTACTAAAGCGCTAA